From a single Arachis hypogaea cultivar Tifrunner chromosome 3, arahy.Tifrunner.gnm2.J5K5, whole genome shotgun sequence genomic region:
- the LOC112734696 gene encoding zinc finger protein SHOOT GRAVITROPISM 5, with the protein MLDNTINTASCSSDAQNLPNKRKRRPAGTPDPDAEVVSLSPKTLLESDRYVCEICNQGFQRDQNLQMHRRRHKVPWKLLKRQGGGGTTMMKKKVFVCPEPSCLHHDPCHALGDLVGIKKHFRRKHSNHKQWVCHKCSKGYAVQSDYKAHIKTCGTRGHSCDCGRVFSRVESFIEHQDACTVRQHRPELQALQPACSSRTASSTSPSSDANFTVTAPLQPLPPPPPPLPPPSEIHRNNTNTHNLELQLLPSSINSRQNHETRLRLAIGGDNGRSVEEERNNNNNVMMVGDSSSTLEVARLKECAGQELKLAMAEKAYAEEARREAKRQIEIAELEFENAKRIRKQAQAELGKAEALRKQAIKKMTSTLMEITCHACKQNFHSSNNGVGVPSEETSIVMSYMSSANNTDDGEAE; encoded by the exons ATGTTAGACAACACCATCAATACTGCTTCTTGTTCTTCCGATGCCCAAAACCtccctaacaaaagaaaaagaagacccGCTGGAACCCCtg ATCCAGATGCAGAAGTGGTGTCTCTGTCACCGAAGACGCTGCTGGAATCGGATCGTTACGTGTGTGAGATCTGCAACCAAGGGTTCCAGAGGGACCAGAACCTGCAAATGCATAGGAGGAGGCACAAGGTGCCATGGAAGCTTCTCAAGAGGCAAGGAGGAGGCGGTACAACCATGATGAAGAAGAAGGTGTTCGTGTGCCCGGAGCCCAGCTGCTTGCACCATGACCCGTGCCACGCACTGGGCGACCTGGTGGGAATCAAGAAACACTTCAGAAGAAAGCACAGCAACCACAAGCAGTGGGTCTGCCATAAGTGCTCCAAGGGTTACGCCGTTCAATCCGATTACAAAGCTCACATCAAAACCTGTGGCACCCGTGGCCATTCCTGTGACTGTGGCCGCGTCTTCTCCAG GGTGGAGAGTTTCATAGAACACCAGGATGCGTGCACTGTGAGGCAGCACCGACCAGAGTTACAAGCACTGCAACCAGCATGCTCTTCAAGAACAGCTTCAAGCACAAGTCCATCCAGTGATGCTAATTTTACGGTGACTGCCCCACTGCAACcacttccaccaccaccaccaccactgccACCACCTTCAGAGATTCACAGGAACAATACTAATACTCACAACTTGGAACTTCAGCTCCTACCTTCTTCAATAAACTCTCGTCAAAACCACGAAACCCGCTTGAGACTCGCAATAGGTGGGGACAATGGGAGGAGTGTTGAAGAAGAACGgaacaataacaataatgtaatgaTGGTGGGTGATTCTTCTTCCACATTGGAAGTGGCAAGGTTGAAGGAGTGTGCAGGACAGGAGCTGAAGTTGGCAATGGCGGAAAAGGCATATGCAGAAGAGGCAAGGAGAGAAGCGAAACGGCAGATTGAGATAGCTGAGCTTGAGTTTGAGAATGCAAAGAGGATAAGGAAGCAAGCACAAGCTGAGCTTGGAAAGGCTGAAGCTTTGAGAAAGCAAGCCATCAAGAAGATGACTTCAACTCTCATGGAGATAACATGCCATGCTTGCAAGCAAAACTTTCACTCTTCCAACAATGGCGTTGGGGTTCCGTCTGAAGAGACCTCCATTGTAATGAGTTACATGTCATCAGCAAACAACACGGATGATGGTGAAGCAGAATAG
- the LOC112734693 gene encoding serine/threonine-protein kinase BRI1-like 2, producing the protein MENNNNKRNPLPHFPRLTLTTITLMIFLVTMMFPVTEEAAAPVSSSIKTDEQALLMFKKMVQKDETGALSGWQLNRNPCTWFGVSCTHGRVTQLDLSGHGLSGTITLDPLSSLDMLSVLKLSLNSFSVNSTSLLTLPYSLTQLDLSFAGVSGPIPDNFFSRCPNLVVVNLSYNNMTGPIPDNFLQNSDKLQSLDLSSNNLSGSISGLKIDCNSLLQLDLSENRLSDSIPISLSNCTSLKSLNLGNNLISGEIPKALGNLNSLQTLDLSRNQLIGWIPFEFGNVCASLVELRLSFNNLTGSIPSSFSSCTWLQLLDISNNNMSGPLPDSIFHNLGSLQELRLGNNAISGPFPSSISSCKKLRIVDFSSNKFYGSIPRDICPGAASLEELRMPDNLITGEIPSQLSKCSQLKTLDFSLNYLNGSIPEELGQLENLEQLIAWFNGLEGKIPPKLGKCKKLKDLILNNNHLTGEIPSELFNCSNLEWISLTSNELSGEIPREFGLLTRLAVLQLGNNSFTGQIPGELANCSSLVWLDLNSNKLTGEIPPRLGRQQGAKSLFGILSGNTLVFVRNVGNSCKGVGGLLEFYGIRPERLLQVPTLRTCDFTRLYSGPVLSLFTKYQTLEYLDLSYNELRGRIPQEFGDMEALQVLELSHNQLSGEIPSTLGQLKNLGVFDASHNRLQGHIPDSFSNLSFLVQIDLSNNELTGEIPSRGQLSTLPASQYANNPGLCGVPLQECSRNDNAQSTANQSEEIPRGGHRSATAAWANSIVMGILISVASVCILIVWAIAMRARRKEAEEVKMLNSLQASHAATTWKIDKEKEPLSINVATFQRQLRKLKFSQLIEATNGFSAASLIGCGGFGEVFKATLKDGSSVAIKKLIRLSCQGDREFMAEMETLGKIKHRNLVPLLGYCKVGEERLLVYEYMEYGSLEEMLHGRTKSRDRRILTWEERKKVARGAAKGLCFLHHNCIPHIIHRDMKSSNVLLDHEMESRVSDFGMARLISALDTHLSVSTLAGTPGYVPPEYYQSFRCTAKGDVYSFGVVMLELLTGKRPTDKEDFGDTNLVGWAKMKVRQGTHMEVIDPDLLQVCQGSDEAQLNEVKDMLRFLDITLQCVDDLPSKRPNMLQVVAMLRDLHHGTTNTA; encoded by the coding sequence ATggagaacaacaacaacaaaagaaaccCACTTCCCCATTTTCCACGTCTTACTCTTACTACTATTACACTCATGATCTTCCTTGTTACGATGATGTTTCCTGTGACTGAAGAAGCTGCAGCACCAGTTTCTTCTTCCATCAAGACCGATGAACAGGCCCTTCTCATGTTCAAAAAGATGGTTCAAAAAGATGAAACTGGAGCTTTGTCAGGTTGGCAGCTCAACAGGAATCCATGCACCTGGTTTGGAGTTTCATGCACTCATGGAAGAGTCACTCAGCTTGATCTCAGTGGCCATGGTTTATCCGGAACCATCACTCTTGACCCTCTATCTTCTCTAGACATGTTGTCTGTTCTGAAACTTTCTCTCAATTCATTCTCTGTAAATTCCACTTCCTTGCTTACCCTCCCTTACAGTTTGACACAGCTTGATCTCTCTTTTGCCGGAGTTTCAGGTCCAATCCCTGACAACTTCTTCTCAAGGTGTCCAAATCTTGTTGTTGTGAACCTCTCTTACAACAACATGACTGGCCCTATCCCTGATAATTTCTTGCAAAATTCTGATAAGTTGCAGTCTCTTGATCTCTCTTCCAACAATTTATCAGGCTCAATATCTGGCCTCAAAATTGATTGCAACTCCTTGTTGCAGCTTGATCTATCTGAGAACCGTTTATCAGATTCAATTCCAATCTCTCTGTCAAACTGCACCAGCCTCAAGAGTTTGAACTTGGGGAACAATTTGATTTCTGGTGAGATTCCAAAGGCTTTGGGGAATCTGAACAGCCTACAGACTTTGGATCTTTCAAGGAATCAACTCATTGGTTGGATCCCTTTTGAGTTTGGAAATGTGTGTGCTTCCCTTGTCGAACTTAGGCTCTCTTTCAACAACCTTACAGGTTCAATACCATCAAGTTTCTCTTCTTGCACTTGGCTGCAGCTTCTTGATATATCCAACAACAACATGTCAGGTCCATTGCCAGATTCAATCTTTCATAACCTCGGATCATTGCAGGAATTAAGGCTGGGAAACAATGCAATCTCAGGGCCATTCCCATCTTCAATATCTTCCTGCAAGAAACTGAGGATTGTGGATTTTAGCTCAAACAAATTCTATGGATCTATCCCCAGAGATATATGTCCAGGTGCAGCATCACTTGAGGAGCTGAGAATGCCAGATAATCTCATAACTGGGGAAATTCCATCTCAACTGTCAAAATGCTCACAGTTAAAGACACTTGATTTTAGTCTCAACTATCTCAATGGTTCAATCCCTGAGGAGCTTGGACAGCTTGAGAATCTTGAGCAGCTGATAGCATGGTTCAATGGCTTGGAAGGTAAGATTCCACCAAAGTTGGGGAAATGCAAGAAGCTCAAGGATCTTATACTGAACAATAATCACTTAACTGGTGAAATTCCCAGTGAGTTGTTCAACTGCAGCAACCTTGAATGGATATCACTCACAAGCAATGAGCTCAGCGGCGAGATACCGCGCGAGTTTGGCCTATTGACAAGGCTGGCTGTTCTGCAGCTTGGAAACAACAGCTTCACCGGGCAGATACCGGGGGAGCTGGCCAATTGCAGCAGTTTGGTGTGGTTGGACTTGAACAGCAACAAGCTCACAGGTGAGATTCCACCAAGACTTGGAAGGCAGCAAGGAGCAAAGTCATTGTTTGGAATTTTGTCAGGAAACACTTTGGTGTTTGTGAGGAATGTTGGAAACTCGTGCAAAGGTGTTGGGGGTTTGTTGGAATTCTATGGAATAAGGCCTGAGAGACTCTTGCAGGTTCCAACACTAAGGACCTGTGATTTCACAAGGCTGTATTCAGGTCCTGTTCTTAGTCTTTTCACAAAGTATCAGACTCTGGAGTATCTTGATCTCTCCTACAACGAGCTCCGAGGAAGAATCCCCCAAGAATTCGGGGACATGGAGGCCCTGCAGGTTCTTGAGTTGTCTCACAATCAGTTATCTGGAGAAATCCCTTCAACATTAGGCCAGCTAAAGAATTTGGGAGTGTTTGATGCATCACACAATAGATTGCAGGGCCATATCCCTGACTCATTCTCAAACCTGTCATTCTTGGTGCAGATTGATCTATCAAACAATGAGTTAACAGGGGAGATTCCATCTAGAGGGCAATTGAGCACACTTCCAGCTTCTCAGTATGCAAACAATCCCGGTCTTTGTGGTGTTCCTTTGCAGGAATGCAGCAGGAATGATAACGCCCAAAGCACAGCAAATCAAAGTGAGGAGATTCCCAGAGGAGGCCATAGATCAGCAACTGCAGCATGGGCTAACAGCATTGTCATGGGGATTCTGATTTCTGTGGCTTCTGTTTGTATTTTGATCGTGTGGGCAATCGCGATGCGGGCGAGGAGGAAGGAGGCAGAGGAAGTGAAGATGCTTAATAGCTTGCAGGCATCACATGCTGCCACAACATGGAAGATTGACAAGGAGAAAGAGCCTCTAAGCATCAAtgttgcaacctttcagaggcaGCTTAGGAAGCTGAAATTCTCACAGCTGATCGAAGCAACCAATGGATTCTCAGCAGCAAGCCTAATTGGTTGTGGTGGTTTTGGTGAAGTGTTCAAGGCCACACTGAAGGACGGTTCAAGTGTTGCAATAAAGAAGCTCATTAGGCTGAGCTGCCAGGGTGATAGAGAATTCATGGCTGAGATGGAAACCTTGGGGAAGATCAAGCACAGAAACCTAGTCCCTCTGTTGGGATACTGCAAAGTTGGGGAAGAGAGGCTGCTTGTGTATGAGTACATGGAGTATGGAAGCCTGGAGGAGATGCTCCACGGCAGAACAAAGTCGCGCGACCGGCGAATTCTGACATGGGAAGAGAGGAAAAAGGTTGCAAGAGGTGCTGCCAAAGGACTTTGTTTCCTTCACCACAATTGCATCCCACACATAATACACAGAGACATGAAATCAAGCAATGTGCTGCTTGATCATGAAATGGAGTCAAGAGTGTCTGATTTCGGAATGGCAAGGCTCATAAGTGCACTTGACACACATCTCAGCGTCAGCACATTGGCCGGAACACCTGGCTATGTTCCACCCGAGTACTACCAAAGCTTCAGGTGCACGGCAAAGGGAGATGTCTACTCTTTTGGAGTTGTCATGCTTGAATTGTTAACCGGAAAGCGCCCCACCGATAAGGAGGACTTTGGAGACACCAATTTGGTCGGATGGGCCAAGATGAAGGTTCGCCAAGGGACTCACATGGAAGTCATTGATCCTGATTTGCTTCAGGTCTGTCAAGGTTCAGATGAAGCTCAGCTCAATGAAGTTAAGGACATGCTTCGCTTCTTGGATATCACTCTGCAGTGCGTTGATGACTTGCCTTCTAAGAGGCCAAACATGTTGCAGGTTGTTGCCATGCTCAGAGACCTTCATCATGGAACCACCAACACTGCTTGA
- the LOC112734692 gene encoding transmembrane 9 superfamily member 3, producing the protein MGRAQFSTLLFSLAILASLLATHVRSDASNHRYNEGDPVPLYANKVGPFHNPSETYRYFDLPFCSTGHEKEKTEALGEVLNGDRLVSAPYVLDFNKDKDSVSVCKKKLTKKDVARFREAVKKDYYFQMYYDDLPIWGFIGTIDKEGKNDPSEYKYFLYKHIQFDVLYNKDRVIEISARMDPHSVVDLTEDKEVETEFLYSAKWKPTDIPFERRMEKYSQSSSLPHHLEIHWFSIINSCVTVLLLTGFLATILMRVLKNDFMKYAQDEEAADDQEETGWKYIHGDVFRFPKNKSLFAAALGSGTQLFALTIFIFTLALVGVFYPYNRGALFTALVVIYALTSGIAGYTATSFYIQLEGTNWVRNLLLTGCLFCGPLFLMFCFLNTVAIVYSATAALPFGTILVIVLIWTLVTSPLLVLGGIAGKNSKAEFQAPVRTTKYPREIPPLPWYRSTIPQMAMAGFLPFSAIYIELYYIFASVWGHRIYTIYSILFIVFIILLIVTAFITVALTYFQLAAEDHEWWWRSFLCGGSTGLFIYGYCLYYYYARSDMSGFMQTSFFFGYMACICYGFFLMLGSVGFRASLLFVRHIYRSIKCE; encoded by the exons ATGGGAAGGGCCCAGTTCTCGACGCTGCTCTTTTCTCTCGCGATTCTAGCCTCTCTCCTCGCAACTCATGTCAGATCCGATGCTTCAAACCACCGTTACAACGAAGGTGACCCTGTTCCTCTCTACGCCAACAAAGTCGGTCCCTTTCACAACCCTAG TGAAACTTACCGGTATTTTGACCTGCCATTCTGTTCAACAG GTCATGAGAAAGAAAAGACTGAAGCACTTGGTGAGGTGTTGAATGGAGACCGCCTTGTGAGTGCTCCTTATGTTCTTGACTTCAATAAGGATAAGGACTCGGTCTCTGTCTGCAAGAAGAAGCTCACAAAGAAGGATGTTGCTCGGTTCCGAGAAGCAGTTAAAAAGGATTATTACTTCCAAATGTACTATGATGACTTGCCAATCTGGGGATTTATTGGAACAATTGACAAAGAAGGGAAAAATGACCCCAGCGAGTATAAGTATTTCCTTTACAAGCACATTCAGTTCGACGTTCTATACAACAAAGATCGTGTGATTGAAATCAGTGCCCGCATGGATCCTCATTCTGTTGTGGACCTTACTGAGGACAAGGAAGTTGAAACTGAGTTTCTTTATTCTGCAAAATGGAAGCCAACAGATATTCCTTTTGAGAGGAGAATGGAAAAATATTCTCagtcttcttctttgccacatcACTTAGAGATTCATTGGTTCTCAATCATAAACTCCTGTGTAACAGTTCTTCTTCTGACTGGTTTTCTGGCCACCATTCTCATGCGTGTCTTAAAGAATGATTTTATGAA ATATGCACAAGATGAGGAAGCTGCTGATGATCAAGAGGAGACAGGGTGGAAATATATTCATGGTGATGTTTTCCGGTTTCCAAAGAATAAATCATTGTTTGCAGCTGCCTTAGGTTCTGGTACTCAATTGTTTGCTCT TACCATTTTCATTTTCACTCTTGCACTGGTTGGTGTATTTTATCCCTATAACCGAGGAGCTTTATTTACTGCACTGGTGGTCATATATGCTCTCACATCTGGCATTGCTGGCTACACTGCTACTTCCTTCTATATTCAACTTGAAGGGACTAATTGG GTTAGAAACTTACTGCTGACAGGATGCCTCTTTTGTGGCCCTCTGTTCCTGATGTTCTGTTTCCTTAACACAGTTGCAATTGTTTATAGCGCAACTGCTGCTCTGCCATTTGGCACAATTTTGGTGATTGTCCTAATATGGACATTGGTAACTTCACCATTACTTGTCTTGGGCGGTATTGCAGGGAAAAATAGCAAAGCCGAGTTCCAAGCACCTGTCCGCACTACAAAATATCCCCGAGAGATTCCTCCTCTGCCTTGGTACAGGAGTACCATCCCCCAGATGGCAATGGCTGGATTTCTACCATTCAGTGCCATCTACATCGAGCTGTACTACATTTTCGCTAGTGTTTGGGGCCACAGGATCTATACTATTTACAGCATACTTTTCATTGTCTTCATTATTCTCTTGATTGTCACTGCTTTCATCACTGTGGCTTTGACATACTTTCAACTTGCTGCTGAAGATCATGAATGGTGGTGGAG GTCTTTTCTGTGTGGTGGATCAACTGGTTTGTTCATCTACGGCTACTGCTTGTACTACTACTATGCACGATCAGATATGTCTGGTTTCATGCAAACTTCGTTCTTCTTCGGCTACATGGCCTGCATCTGCTATGGCTTCTTCCTCATGCTTGGCAGCGTAGGTTTTCGTGCCTCGCTGCTCTTTGTCCGCCATATATACAGGTCCATCAAGTGTGAGTAG